A single window of Kwoniella bestiolae CBS 10118 chromosome 4, complete sequence DNA harbors:
- a CDS encoding Ras-like protein: protein MSKAQFLREYKLVVVGGGGVGKSALTIQFIQSHFVDEYDPTIEDSYRKQCIIDEEVALLDVLDTAGQEEYGAMREQYMRTGEGFLLVYSITSRSSFEEVSTFHQQILRVKDKDYFPVVVVANKCDLEYERQVQPHEGRDLAKRFNAQCIETSAKQRVNVDEAFIAVVRAIRRYQKESGPPQAASAPGKSASGGVGGRADQKDDQVDKGCCGGCVVL from the exons ATGTCCAAA GCTCAATTCTTACGCGAGTACAAGCTCGTAGTTGtcggcggtggtg GTGTCGGTAAATCAGCATTGACCATTCAGTTCATTCAATCGCAT TTCGTTGACGA ATATGATCCAACGATTG AGGATTCATACAGGAAACAATGTATAATTGACGAAGAGGTCGCGCTACTTGATGTGCTTGATACTGCTGGACAAGAGGAGTATGGTGCGATGAGGGAGCAATATATGAGGACTG GCGAGGGTTTCCTTCTGGTATACTCTATCACTTCACGGAGTTCGTTCGAGGAAGTATCGACCTTCCACCAGCAGATCTTGAGA GTGAAGGACAAAGATTACTTCCCCGTTGTAGTAGTTGCCAACAAGTGCGATTTGGAGTATGAGAGACAAGTACAGCCTCATG AGGGACGAGATCTCGCCAAACGATTCAACGCCCAATGTATCGAGACTTCCGCCAAACAACGGGTAAATGTGGATGAAGCTTTCATTGCTGTTGTCAGAGCTATCAGGAGGTATCAAAAG GAATCTGGTCCACCTCAGGCTGCCAGCGCACCAGGTAAATCAGCATCAGGGGGAGTAGGCGGTCGAGCGGATCAGAAAGACGATCAGGTGGATAAAGGCTGTTGCGGTGGATGTGTTGTACTTTAG